The genomic stretch ATATTCTTCATTAAGATCAAAGGTGCAAAGGCTTTTCTCTGAATTACCTCCTGGATCTTGAGCTGCCTCAGTCAACTGCGAGGACTCCAAGTCAGGGAGGCATTCTGGCTCAACCATGATATCATCTGAAATACTCATACGCTTCTCCTCAGGACATGCTTCAGCAGAGTTGCTTTGTCTGGATGACACCTCCTCGGGTAAGGCACAAGCAAGGTCAACATCTTTGGCAGTAGAATCTGGGCTGCCAGCTTCTGAGATTTTCTCTGAAGAAGCATCATTGACTTCTCTTTCGATTTCCTGAGCAACCTGTCGAGCGACTTGTAAAGCATCAACAATACCATAATCAAGTTCAAGTTCAGAATTCTTGTTAACAGTGTTAGGGCTTCTGGAACCTTTGCTCTGTTTTGAGGAACCAGAACTATTTGAGGTATCATCATCTTGATCAGAAACTTGGACCTCGTCTTCCTTTACAGTTCTAGCATATTCTCTATCAACTTCCATGTCAGAACTCTTGTCAATAAGGTTGGGGCTAGTGGGATCTTTTCTTTGCTTAAACGAATCAGCACTGTTTGAGATGTCTTCACCTTGACTAGAAACTTGGCTCTTGCTTTCTTCCTTTACTGACGCTTTGGATGGCTGTGTATTGCTAGAATTTGTGGGTCTGGCATCATCCACCACATTCATTCTATCAGAGGCAGGTGTTCTCATGATACAAGGAACTATTACTCCATCACACATTCCCTCTTCATTGTTTTTAGCACTGCGTTCTAAAGAAGATTCAGGACTTATTGATGCAGGCACAGGCTTAACTGGTGCTTCGATGGCGCCAACAGAAACAGGCTCGGGCGTTGGATTTATTGGTGCTCCTAATTTTTCTGGAGGGCCATTATCATTGAGCTCTTGCTTCTCCTTCATGGATAAGTCACTTAACTGTAAATCATCCGGTTGTTCTCTGAAACCTCCTTGTTTCAGTACAGGTATGTTAGAGATCCCAGCTGATGTCAACTCACCTTCACTTATGGGAGCATTTTCTTGAACAGTAGCAAGATGGTTAGATCTCTCTTTGATATCTTCACAATCCAAACTTACAGAGGATCGGTGTGCACTGTCTGAACTCTCTTTCTGTACACTAGCAACCTTATCTGCTACCTGAGTATCCGAGCTTCTCAATATAGACTTCTCACCCTCTTCAAGTCGCGAGACATGGTCATTCTCATTACTAGCCCCGTTCACTGAAGTCAACTGACCTTCCTCCTTGATATTCTTATCACTCACATGGTTTCTTTGACCAGTATCCATATCATGAGATTCAGCATCTCCATTTCCCACTCCTTTCCACTTGTCAAATAATAATCTTGCTCTATCTTGAATCTTAGAGCTCTGATGAACAAGCAGGTTACTTGCAGTGGCCCAAATTTCTGATGAAATTGTCTTTCCGCTGTCTAGATATAGCTTTTCAACTGCTCCTAACATTGCAGTAACTGACTCTTCAATGAAGACATCATTTGTATCAGCGCCAACTTTTTGAGCATCATTTAACCATCTATTGATGAACCATAGTCCATCTAATTGAATAAAAAGGTCAAGGCAGTCTTTACTCTCTGTAGCAGCAATAGTGCTTGCAACAGAAGCCCACTGTCTCATTGCATCACCAGTGTTTTTCACAATACTGTCTTGATCCTTCTTCATAATAGAGATCAACTCCTGCACTCGAGAAGGCGCTGTGAGACCATCTTTCATCTCAGTCAAGGTAAAGAAATCTTCGAGAGTCATATTGTGTCACATAAGCTTTCTCAATGTGTGAAGCTGCCCTTTTGTCACACCGGAGAACTTTTTCCTGCATCAATAATATTTTGGGATTTAAGTGAAAAATATCATATAAAGAATATATACACTGGGATTTTTTATCACTCTACTTTTTGCAAAAGACCAGTGTTGTCCCATATCCGCCATGGTGGCACTATGGTGGATATACATGGCAGTTTTAGGGCTCGCCACAATGATAAATATCAACTGATATTGCAGGTTTTTCTGCCATAAAGCAATAGCAGTGCCGCAAAGCGGCGGGTATGGCAGGATTTTGGCTCTCTTCCATCGACAACACTAAGAACAAGTACAGATAGCATTGATGATAGTCTAAAGACACCAGAAATAACATAAAGTAGTAAATAACAAAGGGTAAACAACAGCTAAAACTACAGAAGGTCCTCAATTAAAGTCTAGTAGAATATAACAGAAACAAGAGACAGAAAAAGATTCAAAGTGAGGGATAATGGCCACAAAACAAGATAAAAATAAGAAAAGCATTTCAATATCCAGACCTAACAAATTACTACCATCCTATAGCATATTGAAATACCAAACAAATACTTGCCCCTGGAACCTAGTCTGTAAGCCTACATGATCAATGCCTTAAAAGAAATTGTCAACTACAAATACTTGCAGATTCACTCATGAAAATCATTTACTAACATAAGAATCTCTGGCACATTATATACTATAGTTTTCTATAAATTTTGCTCTAAATTGTAAGGGTGCTCACTGACAACCTGTCATATCGTAAATTAGTTATACCTTATAAAGAGAAAATGAGTTTTCAGAAGATAAAATGTAAGCAAGTGGTCACTTCTAATTCAAAACTATATAATTCTacacacaaaaattctcaaaatcagCCTTTTGCAGTGACAGCAGAGAAGCATTTTGATATCTATAATGATAAGATTGATTATAAATCATCCCAACTGCAGAATCTTATCTTAGTTCTAATTAACATTAATGACATTTATTTCAATTGAATGTAGAATTCTACTCCCATCCCAGGATTCTCTGttttattataacttatttttattccattttataGTTTTTCAAACAGATTTAGATTAATAAGATAAGGGTGGAATTAATGAGCACAAGTTTGGAAGATCAATCTATAATTGTTTTCAGTATCGGTTCAACCTATGAGCTAGCAAACACAAACTACCCAATATTAAACAACATTGGAAAAATCAAGTCCAATGTTGACGAGTGACAAAGATAACCAAATCTTCAGATGAAAAAAAACTAAACCTTAACCTAAATCTTTCAGCAATAAGATTAACAATCACTTCAAGAGCAGGTATCAAGTCacaataaaataatgaaaaggtGGCAACTTTCCAATCAAGATCACTGAATCAATATCACAACAGCCAAATCAGaatcaaattcaaaaccataATCCCAAACAAAATTGCAATAATTTAACTCAAATTAAACCTAACAAACAAATCATGATTAAGAACAAATTCAAAACTAAAAAAGCACAACCTAATAGCAATCTTAATTTTCAACCAAAAGTAACATATGCAAAAGGGGGGAAATATTACCAATtacaaaaccctaaatttgatGTATAATAGAAGATAAcagaaaccctaaaaaaacaaaaaaaaatcattgttGTATCGAAATGTAAAAAGgaatgaagttattaatcaacaAAAAAATCACAATGAAAACGCAAAGATGTGTAAGAGAAACGTAAATCagaaaagtgaaaataaaatagAGGTAGAGAAAGAGTGGAGTTTGATTTTACCTTGACGAAATCGAAACCCTAGGTATGGTGGAGGTGGGAAAAGGAAGAATTGGAGAGTGTTAGGTTTTAGAAGAATTCTAGAATGTTGTGAGTGAAATTAGTGTTTTGTGTGTTATAAGAATGTtggaagaagaatgaagaagagaaagaggaacgAAGAAACAACGTTATTAGTTGTTGTTGATGATATTggaaaatactaataataatattcgattttggttttgatttgatttgatttatttgttTGTGTGAATTTCCTCTTTGGTTTAAGTTGGGCATTAACACGTGCGACGCCATAAGTTGTTTGTGAATGATGTGATGTGGGCTTTTCATTCATTTCATATCTATACCGTATATTATGAGAATCAATTCAACTATTTACTTATATTTAAATTCatattgtaattatttttataattttttttggtgtttttattgatgttgataaaaaaatatatggtCATATATTTGATGATAAATATGAAAGATGTGATTTTATTGTTAGGCAATGTTTGGATGGATTGATGTAACACAACGGAACGGATAATAGAATATGGCTGCGTgggaataaaatataaatttcactTTATTGTTTGGTTactttatttaaaatgttttgttttatttcataCACTCCAAATTGAAtagaataaaaaatgaaaaattgaatgTAATAGGATGAAATACATTTTATCATGTCCCGCTTTATTCCATCATCTTTTTACTAATTCAAACAATATAACATAATATTTCTATTTCATTCTGCTTCACTCTATCGTgtttcatcaatccaaacattACCTTAAGAATTTAGATGTTTATTATAAgaatttttaaagaaataaatcaatatttttcCTATTTCTTAGAATGAAATATATATTGATATGTTTACCAATTTCAATTCGTATATTCTTTTTAGTTTTGAAGtatattcttttttgttttttaaaaaatatatatttacttatagaaattttaattaataaatttatctaTTGTATTTTGTGTTAGCGGACTATGAAAAtagtttttaattaataaatttatcttGTATGTTTATTTACATAAAATAAGTTAACTCAAGAGAGAATGATTCGTTTTGAATCATGAAATATATGCACACTTACttaaaattttatgaaaatagtGGACATTATGATTATGAGTAAGATCAATTTTATGTGCCTATAAAAAACTAAGTGGACAGGTGAAAGAATTAGACAACTGCGAATTTAAGCTTTTATACTTTGAAAAAGTTAGATCGAAAATGAGGTGGAGATTATTGTGGATAAAGAATGGAATAAGGATGTTGTGGAGGTAAAAAAAATAGGAGTTCGAATCATAGCCTTGAAATTTATAGTGGAACAAGGCACATTTTATGTTATTAGTGCTTACGCATCTTAGGTCTGGTTCGTAGAATACTTTAAGGTAAAAATTTGAGAAGATTTTGGCTTACTTTAGGATATACCCAATTAAAGAAACTTTTTCTATAATGGGGTTTAAATAGACATATAAGGAGCGCAACAAGAGGTTTTAAGAGCATGCACGGGGGTATGGCCTCAAGTAGGTAAATATGGAGGATAAATCCATCTTGAAATTTCCGTCGACTTTTGATTTTACTAATGTTTATATCTAATTTAGAAAAAAGAGATGAGCATTTTATCTCATATAAGAGTGGGGTGATGTGTTTTCAGATTTATTGTTTAGTAGGAAGTCAAATAGGAATAGTTATTTGGAGTGAAAGTTGTTTCGGGAGAGATACTGACTACCCAACATAAAGTATTGATTATGAATGTAAAAATTAAGAGGAGAGCAAAGAGAAGAAGTCACATGGAAGCGTCGCATATCAAGTGGTGGCATTGGAAGGGTGAAAAACAAAGATGTTTTCAACACAAGATCTTGGAGGGAGAGTTTGGACAACCATAATAGAGTGCAAATGATATGTAGAATAAGATGACCCAAAAAATTAGAAAAGTAGTTAAAGTGGTGTTTGGAAAATCAAAAAAGTTTTGGACCTAAGAGTAAAGAATCATGGTGTTGGAATGAAAGTGGTTAGACTAAAGTTAGAGTAAAAAAGAATTGTTAAAAATAATGGTCTAGGTGTAAAAACGTCGAAACTTGGGAAAAGTATACGAAACCGAGAAGGCGGTGAGAGAAGAATGAACCCAGGCTTTTGACGGATTATACCAATATTTAGAAACTAAGAAGGGAGAAAAATCTCTATATAGGCTTGCTAAGGAAAGAGAAATAAAAGATTTGGATCAACTAAAGTGTGTTAAAGACAAAGAAGGAAAAGTCTCGCttcaagaaaaaatatataaaggaTATGTGGAAGATATTTCTAACATTTATGTTGATTCTCTATTTTATATGGTTGGCATTATGTTTGATAAAACTAACTTCTgggaacatgttgaacaagatgttctattCACTTCAACTAAAGAGATATGTCGAGTAAGATGTCTTATGCAGGATCATCCGACATTGTGACTGATAGGTACAAGCTGGATCTATTCAAGTCTGTTTTAAGTTACAATTGCAGCATATTTTGGAATATTGTGCAATCATATGTAGCGCTTGATTTGGGGATAAGAGATTTTCTCTGTTTTCAATATGTATGATtaatttctaaatatggagaatatttaggaaactaatgattgaaggcctatcttcatggagaagattTTGGAGTATTTTCTGCAGTTCCCTACTGCAATTTGAAGGCCCAATCCAGTTCAAAAGACTGCTTTTAAATATCAACCAACAAACATAATTGCGGCATGGAACTTAGAGTGTATTTTGTGTTAGGAATTATGCAGTTTTTGTGAACCTCTTTAATATCATTATTGATAGAAGAGTAGTATTATGTTTTTAGTTGTAAGTTTTGTgatcattcataagcttttaagcaatgAGTGACTATGTCTTTGAAGTGGGACTTCTAAAGTTTTGTAATTGATTATCACGGTTATGATTGAGGGGGGATGAGAATGGTCTCATACCTAAGTGATTCTTGGGTAGAAGTATAGCACGGGTAGTGATTAGGAGATAAggttgtaaaccagaggttgtttacgtATGAACCAAGGTTGTTTGCATAGTACTTcaaattgatactatcatagtggacttatccctgGCATGGTAGCCTCATAGTAGATATTGTTAAATACCGAACTGGGTGGACAATTTATTGTGTTCATTTAAGTTTATGCATGATAAATGCCAAAATATCGATATtatgagtatataattgtggcacttatcgattctattcattccgattttgtaataaaatcccaacttttgtgtCAATATTCACATAATTgagttttgatttgttttatgtaccgtttgatagttttccatgtgttttataggtatttatgcttatcggagcctcgaggaataaagtgacaaaggcacgacttcgatttcgcaattttggagCAATAAAATGGAAATTCTGCAGAAGCTCGCTAAGAGGACTCCCAGCGAGCTTCCACAGGCTTAAAATAGAGAGTTGCAGATTTTCTGAGCTTGCTAAGCGAGATTGCTTTTACTGTACTAGATATTTTGTGTAATAAGTGTAGCTCGTTGAGCGAGCCTGCgcaaaattttgtttatattctCTTCATTTGAGACATTTTAGGTTAGGGGTTTGGGGATTTTTTGTCCCAAATTCATCACCTTCATTCTTAGATTagaattagcttagaaaacaacactgggtcatgcacttggatgatcggaggtggatttctcatcaattggagctgacaacccgcgagatgtttcgTTAATATCTTATCTTCTCTGTGTAtgtcttttgtgttgggttttgtttgtatatttattcgaatcttatgtatatttatcgctcatggtgttgtataaaacttgctttacaaatctgtgttgattgttgtcctagatttttgctttgtgctagggatttaggttgctttagagataaactgcttgaatctttatctaggatgattatctgttagtttctgaactctagagatagatttagagctaacattcactgtttgtatctgtccttaatgcttttgtgtttgagcggcgcgcaagagatcgccgacgcgagaatacggatgttctcgcagctttgcgttagagataaccttggttgtgagttgatctcataggtgctccagagatggacactgatgtgagagatgtgtgatgacatagacgagtatcgtaggttgattGCAaatggtcgataagtttaagtttgtgacgagtgagtatatttgcatgcctgataagttatttctcttctaagaatgtgtttattttttttctGTCTATATCTTTTTACCTTTTAAACATttaaacccaagctcgaaaccatagaaaccgtTGAACGACATTCTACAACCATCTcagtggacacgataattcctggaaaaatatttccaaaacttttgttgcttgccgctatgcctACTTCAACAATGCACTATTTATTGTATACCTTGCCATTGTGTATTATTCAGAGCTCAGTGTCTCGACAACTCTTAGGACATTTGAGATCTAAATAccataatttcaattggtatcagagcagacatCCTGCTCTGACTCTGGGTGAGATTCAGGGAAGTTACCTTCTAGTACAATCTAGTACAATGGATAAGGAAGGAGGAGGATTTGTGAATAGACCACCTATTTTCTGCAGTTCCCTACTGCATTTTGAAGGCCCAATCCAGTTCAAAAGACTACTTTAAATATCAACCAACAAACCTAATTGCGGCATGGAACTTAGAGTGTATTTTGTGTTAGGAATTGTGCAGTTTTTGTGAACCTCTTTAATATCATTCTTGATAGAATAGTAGTATTGTGTTTTTAGTTGTAAGTTTTGTaatcattcataagcttttaagcattgagtggCCGTGTCTTTGAAGTGTGACTTCTAAAGTTTTGTAGTTGATTATCATGGTTATGATTGAGGGGGAATGAGAAgggtctcatacctaggtgagtcttaggtagaagtatagCACGGGTAGTGCATAGGAGATAAGGTTGTAAACCGAAGGTTGTTTACGTATGAACCGAAGGTTGTTTGCATAACACTTCAAactgatactatcatagtggacttatcccAGGCTTGGTAGCCCCATAGTAGGTATTGTtatataccgaactgggtgaacaatttctTGTGTTCATTTAAGTTTATGCGTggtaagtgccaaaatgtcgatattttgagtatataattgtggctcttatcgattctattcattccgattttgtaataaaatcccaacttttgtgtCAATATTCATATAATTGTGTCCTGTAACTTGTTATCTTAGGTAAAAAAAATTGTACAAGATGTATTTTAGGCAACATGTGGAACAAGATGGTTCAGTATATGTTCTACCTTTTGAGTGTGATTATGTTTGATTTCTTAATAGTATTGTTCAGCTAAAGTGCTTGACAAAACTAGTGAAGCAAGAGTTTCCAAGGTGTAGCTAAAGTGCTTGATAGAACTAGTTAAAAAAAAGGCTTAACATGTGATTCTGAGTATCTTCAGAGATGTCCTTCAGAAGAACTGTGGTGTTGATTTCTTTAAAAGATGCAAAATCTTGATGTGGTGCTAACTTCTTCAAAAGATGCAAAAGCCTATTTATGATTAGAAGTTTGTGTTATGTGATATTCAGTCAAAGGTGATTAGGTTTGAATGAATATTTGGTCCAAGAACTACTATACAAAGAAGATGGATATGAAGATAGTTTACTTGGATGATTTTATGTAACACGTGCAACCCGATGTTCCAACATGTGTGTTGCAACATTTGGTCACTTACAACAGACATATGTTATTGCAGTTGTGGTTCTGAGTTATTCTATCTAAGATTCACTCTACAAATAAGATATACATATTCATGTTGAAGATTTAATTTGGATGTTCTGGTGTAACATATTGAGTACGGTTTCAACATGTATGAAGTGCAACATATGACCTTGACAACAGGTCATATGGATGTTGTTTGATACTCAATTTCTGATTGGGTTTTAATCATATTATTGCAGTTACTTTAGCAATgcttgtttgatttatttgacatttggAGATGTTCAAATCATATTTAAAAGGAAAtttagatttgaatttgaaatataacAAATCATATGTTGTTGTTGGAGACAATTACAGAGAAGATCATATCCAACAGAATCATATATTTTCTGGACTAAATCAAATTAGATATCTAAAGGAGAAAAGCCCGAAAGACATTGCTATACAAGGAGACTCAAACCTTTGGTTTGAGGTGTGCAAGGTGTGAAGATTCTTTGTGTTAGGGTTTATCTTTAGAGTTTTTGCTTGTGTTATTTTTGTGCACGACTCCAACACCTTCATTCATATCTTAAGGCCTAGAATTTGGTTTGTTAGTTGAGTTGTAAAACTTTGTTTCAATATACTAAGTCTATAAGCTTGATAACAAAGTGTTTCTTGTATTCTACGTTAATGACATCATAAGGATTATTGTTGAATCTTTGTGTAAATCACTCTCTATTTCAGTAACTTTGCATAGTTGTTGGTTTGTCTTAGTTGAGTTGTAAATTCAATATTCAATAGAGTTGCTATTGAAGTTGATCACTTGGGATTAATGATTGAGAGGAAGTAAAAGGGTTCTCATATTTAGGGTGAGTGTAAAACGAAGCTTCACGGGTAGTATTAGGAATGTGACCTTGAACTATGATTGTTCAAAGTTAACCCATTTGTCCTTTTGAATATTATGAGTGAAATAGTTCTATAGGGATTCCTAAATAGAAAGCCACTAGGATTAGAAAGAGGCATTGAACATCATGGAATTGGTGTTTATAGAAGACTAAGTGTACTAATTCGAAATTGTGAATTTCCTTTCATGGGTAGAATGTCCTCCAGACGTATGTGTTGTTTGCAATGAACTGAGTTACCAATCTACTGTGTTCTCTTTATTCCTTTTCCGCTTCATCATCTTGTATAAGCTAAGACTTTATTCATTGTTGTCAAATATGGTTTAACTTGTTAGACCAATTATTTCAACATCGTGTCCAACACTTGTCCCCTCaggaacaaaattttaaaatttacaaaaacttctcttattttctgcctAAGTATTTTTCAATCTCCCATTCTCTCAATGTAAGAATTACAAACtaaattgtatttaaaaatatttctcaatcttttcagatatccttattttttttcacttttttaaaataatgaatcATAAGAATTTCTCTTTGGTCTTTCTAAATTTCTCTCCCTTGAATTTACCATCGACATAAAGATGACATAGAACCACATTTATAAAGATTCAGATAAAGAAAACCCAATTTGTGGGTCTAATTTGAAAACATTAATGACATTTTCTTTTCCCACCCTGTTACCTTCTCCTAGACCCCTGATGAAATGTAAAAAATACCCCTATTTTCAGAGACATATCTTCGAACGCACccatttttcataaaatttctATTATACTtcatttcagaaatgcatattaTTTTTTACGAATAAATgtatttttcggatatgcatatccggataaaccttattttttactaaagaatatatttttggatatgcatatccgaacaaGTTCCCTTTTGTGTTTTTATAACTTAGTATTAGATGTAACCGGATAGACACACCTAGTAGCCATGCATCAACAATGCAACAAATATGTAAATACCAACAATTTTCCTATTGaggaaaaaattagaaaataaaaatactattaaaataaaattataaaaatacagctaaaaattaaataaaatcaaattaagtGTCTACATATTTTTCCGAATTTTTTTCGAAattatgaaaatagaaaataaatcaaataaaatagaaaaacaaaaaatttagggTGGTGTCTCAAATGTTGTCCCAAAATAAGGGATTTTGGTCTCTGATTTTTCTAATAAAATGACACGGTGAAATTTTGATTTAAAGTCAATTTTCTagaaaatcgattttttttttacAGTAGGTCGCTAAAGACCAAAAACGCATGAACGCATAGGGTCACGCAAGGATACAATTTCTATTTCTCCAATATTGATTAAAAATGACATAGAACTCCCGGAAACGGCGTCAATTCAATAAAAAAGTGCAGTAAACAAGataaggtgtgtttttgaatatgaATCTCTGAATTCACCTTAAATTTTTTTGGAGATAAATCTCTGaattaaattttgacaaaaatgaAATGGAACTACTTCAAAGatatatctttttaaaaaatttcgaAGATATTTATGAGTTTTTAAGTAAGTGTGAAAGATGTTGGCAGGATGGAAAAAGAAATAGCCATTAATTTTATTTGtgataatttattttactttttcattGCTCTTTTTTTCGTACTTCACTCATCAACATTGtgttgttgattatattaatttgaAAACATTAATTTTAGtgataatttattttacttttcattGCTCTTTTACTCACATTAATATTCTCTGTGTTACTCATTTTACTATTTTTACATATTCAATCCTTATAAAAAATAAACGGTTGATTTATTTTTGTAGGGGCTATACTTAAAATTCATGAAATCGGTAGAAATTAAAAATAGATTTGACCATAAACTTagtcaataaaaaatatataaacttcaatttaataaaatgtaaattaaagcaacaaacaaaataataactcaaacaattatcaaataataataataatattttttttaacaaagcaaaattaacttcttttattataaataaaaaattcaatacaagaaaaaaaaatagaaaataagagTGTGGTGACAAAGATTCTATTTCTAACACAGGCCGAGACATAATTGTCATCGGTCGCACATTTAAACCATAAACTATACCATCAATCACATTAAGTTTGCCAATTAAGTTTTAGTCTTatcttattaatatttttgttaaattttctcTATAATTATTGTATAGACTAAAAGTGTCAAAATAAATAGATTCAACAATCAAGAAGTAATAGTGCGATCAAGCATTCAATTTCTTTTTTGGGATATAGCCTAAACTACCCCATTCTTCCAAATGTGTTTGAACCTATAGAGGTCAATGCATTATTGACAAAATAATAGTTATTATTGTATTAATGTACAACATGCAAATAAAAAATGTATCTTTTTTtctaaacaaaaaacaacaactaAAAGAGAACAAAGGAGTAACAAAATGTTACAAACATGAATGTTACTTACCTTACAAACTCACAATGGTAATCACAATGGTACCTTACTATTACTACATGCCAATCATTCATTAGGGAGTTCTCCACTGAAGCTCAATTTGAATCCTTCCATTTTTAGAATCAATAAGATTATACTTCTCATTGATTCTATTGTTGCTAACAACATCAGACAAATTTATATCCACATATCCTAGAGTTTCCTGATTAGAACAAAGCATTAACAATAATGTTAAAAACCATAAGAAAAACATATATAGTGAAATAGAGCCCTAATATATTATGCATGAATTGATAATTAGTGTTACCTTAGGATGGAGTAGACCTAGCTTTGAGGAGGCACTTATCACTTCAACATAAATCCTCTCATTTGTGGGGGGTTCATCTAGAGTAAATTCAAATGTTTCACCCCATCTTGGATCTCTATTTTTCCTCACATGCTGTTCAATTTCCATAAACAATTGTCAAACTAGATTCAAATGAATTCAAAACAACATAGTCAACAACGAATCTAACAATGAATTTGAGTATTCATATGAACTAAGTAGAGACTAATATGAAGAAATCAATAACTGATATTTGAGTATACGTGTTTTCTAGAAATCAAATTATGCTATAAAAATATTTCAGTTGTGAGATTTGTTCATATACTAAGAAATTTTAATAACCTTGATACCATTAAATcagaaattgacaaattataaacAAACGTTAATATAGTATACGAGTTTGATTTTTG from Vicia villosa cultivar HV-30 ecotype Madison, WI linkage group LG4, Vvil1.0, whole genome shotgun sequence encodes the following:
- the LOC131596682 gene encoding uncharacterized protein LOC131596682, with translation MTLEDFFTLTEMKDGLTAPSRVQELISIMKKDQDSIVKNTGDAMRQWASVASTIAATESKDCLDLFIQLDGLWFINRWLNDAQKVGADTNDVFIEESVTAMLGAVEKLYLDSGKTISSEIWATASNLLVHQSSKIQDRARLLFDKWKGVGNGDAESHDMDTGQRNHVSDKNIKEEGQLTSVNGASNENDHVSRLEEGEKSILRSSDTQVADKVASVQKESSDSAHRSSVSLDCEDIKERSNHLATVQENAPISEGELTSAGISNIPVLKQGGFREQPDDLQLSDLSMKEKQELNDNGPPEKLGAPINPTPEPVSVGAIEAPVKPVPASISPESSLERSAKNNEEGMCDGVIVPCIMRTPASDRMNVVDDARPTNSSNTQPSKASVKEESKSQVSSQGEDISNSADSFKQRKDPTSPNLIDKSSDMEVDREYARTVKEDEVQVSDQDDDTSNSSGSSKQSKGSRSPNTVNKNSELELDYGIVDALQVARQVAQEIEREVNDASSEKISEAGSPDSTAKDVDLACALPEEVSSRQSNSAEACPEEKRMSISDDIMVEPECLPDLESSQLTEAAQDPGGNSEKSLCTFDLNEEYGSDDMNVSANTISATPIPVVSASKPAQTSVLPTAPLQFEGTLGWKGSAATSAFRPASPRKNSDNQKNVSAGGNSDISKQRHAFLDFDLNEAGGEEELVKQIGESSGLPSGQSSVEHSPKRFKRFELDLNSAGDDGDAQPSDQRMEGQLFFGRNGYWSPSPASSSSSMQPSIRNIDLNDRPYFQTDLVDQGPTKSSSSIEAYGLSKSDVPAISIMGAKVEVGRREHVPQFWSLSNGKAVEPAIDLTMMPGAAGVSGMGPAVSYNHSSFLGYNGLTSMPPLSYSSAGYGSGGTIPYMVDSRGAPVVPQVGGSSSTVLSSYSQPPYIMSMNGTQLGLNGVGPSRPNFDLNSGFLIDGGNREALAARPFFFPGQSRPMEDRTLQQSSSSGVGGKRKEPDGSCWETYPFGYKHQQPPWK